A window of Lentibacillus sp. Marseille-P4043 contains these coding sequences:
- the leuB gene encoding 3-isopropylmalate dehydrogenase — MNKQIILLPGDGVGKEIVESAKLVLNTVASEFGHRFTFHQHAIGGDAIDQYGTPLPEDTIKACHHADAVLLGAVGGAKWDSLPAHVRPEKGLLGIRKSLGLFANLRPIKGFAPLLHASPLKEDVVKGSDILIIRELTGGLYFGKPSERREDGNVVVDTLHYQRSEMERIIDKAFQSARLRNKHLTSVDKANVLESSRMWREIVNEKSKNYPDVTVEHLLVDAAAMKLITQPDQFDTIVTENLFGDILSDEASVLTGSLGMLPSASVRTDGVGLYEPVHGSAPDIAGKGIANPLGMILSAALMLRHSFQMDEEAAEIEEAVNACLDQGYHTADLQMKDGKLVGTKEMTETVVENLTTKSVSNSICSMYV, encoded by the coding sequence ATGAATAAACAAATTATTCTACTTCCTGGTGATGGTGTTGGGAAAGAAATTGTGGAGTCAGCAAAACTAGTGTTAAACACAGTTGCTAGTGAATTTGGTCATCGGTTTACATTTCATCAGCATGCTATTGGTGGAGATGCTATTGATCAATATGGAACACCTTTGCCGGAAGATACCATTAAAGCATGTCATCATGCAGATGCCGTTTTATTAGGTGCTGTTGGAGGGGCGAAATGGGACTCCCTTCCAGCCCATGTAAGACCTGAAAAAGGTTTACTTGGTATACGGAAGTCACTGGGGTTATTTGCTAATCTGCGCCCGATTAAAGGTTTTGCTCCTTTGTTGCATGCTTCCCCATTAAAAGAGGATGTGGTAAAAGGGAGCGACATTTTAATCATTCGTGAATTGACAGGTGGGCTATATTTTGGCAAACCAAGTGAAAGACGTGAAGATGGGAATGTGGTTGTCGACACACTGCATTATCAACGAAGTGAAATGGAACGGATTATTGATAAGGCGTTTCAAAGTGCTAGATTAAGAAACAAACATTTAACCTCGGTAGATAAAGCAAATGTATTGGAGTCAAGTCGGATGTGGCGTGAAATTGTTAATGAGAAGAGTAAGAATTATCCGGATGTGACCGTTGAACATCTCCTTGTTGATGCAGCGGCAATGAAACTTATCACACAACCTGATCAATTTGATACGATCGTTACGGAAAATTTATTTGGCGATATTTTAAGTGATGAGGCATCCGTTTTAACAGGATCATTGGGGATGCTGCCATCTGCAAGTGTACGAACAGATGGCGTTGGACTTTATGAACCAGTTCACGGATCAGCACCAGATATTGCTGGTAAAGGTATTGCCAATCCATTAGGTATGATTCTATCCGCAGCATTAATGCTTAGACATTCTTTCCAAATGGATGAGGAAGCTGCTGAAATTGAGGAAGCTGTTAATGCTTGTCTTGATCAAGGTTACCATACTGCTGACTTGCAAATGAAAGATGGAAAGCTAGTGGGCACAAAAGAAATGACAGAAACTGTGGTGGAGAATCTAACGACAAAAAGTGTTTCAAATAGCATTTGTAGTATGTATGTCTAA
- the leuC gene encoding 3-isopropylmalate dehydratase large subunit, with translation MGKPETIIQKIWNKHVVHKEEEKPDLLYIDLHLVHEVTSPQAFEGLRLNNRKVRRPDLTYATMDHNVPTRNRDVVNDQISKKQMETLKKNCVENGITLADMYHPDQGIVHVIGPELGLTQPGKTIVCGDSHTSTHGAFGALAFGIGTSEVEHVLATQTLWQERPKTLNVHVEGELGPGVTAKDLILAIIAKFGVRFGTGYVMEYTGTAIRNLSMEERMTVCNMSIEAGARAGLISPDQKTIDFLKGRAHVPQGDTYDKLADEWRNLATDEGAVFDKTVTIKAEEIEPQVSWGTNPGMCVPVNGTTPDLSQVDYQEDVERALEYMGLKENQPITSIEIDHVFIGSCTNSRLSDLQKAAAIIEGKQVKENVRAIVVPGSFSVKLQAEKQGLDAIFKQAGFEWREAGCSMCLAMNDDIVPPGGRCASTSNRNFEGRQGNGARTHLVSPEMAAAAAIEGRFVDVRQFAGVLH, from the coding sequence ATGGGAAAGCCTGAAACAATCATACAAAAGATTTGGAATAAACATGTCGTGCACAAAGAAGAAGAAAAGCCAGATTTACTTTATATTGATTTGCATTTGGTTCATGAAGTAACCTCTCCTCAAGCTTTTGAGGGGTTACGCTTGAACAATAGAAAAGTACGACGCCCAGATTTAACTTATGCCACAATGGATCACAATGTGCCAACTAGAAATCGGGACGTGGTAAATGATCAAATTTCAAAAAAGCAAATGGAAACATTGAAAAAAAACTGTGTGGAGAATGGCATTACTCTAGCAGATATGTACCATCCGGATCAAGGCATTGTTCATGTGATTGGTCCGGAACTAGGGCTAACCCAGCCAGGAAAGACAATTGTCTGTGGGGATAGTCATACATCCACACATGGAGCATTCGGCGCATTGGCTTTTGGTATCGGTACAAGTGAAGTGGAACATGTGCTAGCAACCCAAACATTATGGCAAGAACGCCCAAAGACATTAAATGTGCATGTGGAAGGTGAGCTAGGACCGGGAGTGACGGCGAAGGATCTAATTTTGGCCATTATTGCTAAGTTTGGGGTGCGTTTTGGAACTGGTTATGTCATGGAGTATACGGGTACGGCGATTCGGAATCTTTCCATGGAAGAACGCATGACTGTATGTAATATGTCAATTGAGGCTGGTGCGAGAGCGGGCTTAATTAGTCCTGATCAAAAAACAATTGATTTTCTAAAAGGAAGAGCTCACGTACCTCAAGGGGATACGTACGACAAATTAGCGGATGAGTGGCGAAATCTAGCAACAGATGAAGGGGCGGTCTTCGATAAAACCGTAACTATTAAGGCAGAAGAGATTGAACCACAAGTATCGTGGGGAACTAACCCTGGTATGTGTGTCCCAGTTAATGGAACAACACCTGACTTAAGTCAAGTTGATTATCAGGAAGATGTTGAGCGGGCATTGGAATATATGGGACTAAAGGAAAATCAGCCGATAACTTCAATTGAGATTGATCATGTTTTTATTGGGTCTTGTACAAATTCAAGGCTAAGTGATCTACAAAAGGCTGCAGCAATCATTGAAGGGAAGCAAGTTAAAGAAAACGTGAGAGCGATCGTTGTACCTGGTTCCTTCAGCGTTAAATTGCAAGCAGAGAAACAGGGGCTGGACGCTATTTTTAAACAGGCTGGTTTTGAATGGCGAGAGGCTGGTTGTAGTATGTGCCTAGCGATGAACGATGATATTGTTCCACCTGGGGGAAGATGTGCATCGACATCCAATCGTAATTTTGAAGGAAGGCAAGGGAATGGTGCGCGGACACATTTAGTTAGTCCAGAAATGGCGGCAGCTGCTGCGATAGAAGGCCGTTTTGTGGATGTCCGCCAATTTGCTGGAGTGCTTCATTAG